The following DNA comes from Celeribacter baekdonensis.
ATCGCCGTTGCCTCTGCGAGAACCTGGGCCGCTGGTAACAGGGCGAGGGTGATTGCCAGAGCTTGGGTCATGCGTTTCATGGGTCAGAGCCTTTCGGTTGTCGTTTCGGCAATCTCGCTGCCGAGGTTTTCATTCAGAAGCGCGCGCGCCTCGGCCAGACGCGAGAGCGCGGCGGTATCATCCGCTTCGCTCTCGGCTGCTTCGGCGAGCCGGTCGTCAGTGAGGGGGTCAGTCGGGCGCCCATCCACGAGGACTTCGTAGTGCAGGTTCGGACCTGTCGCCGTGCCAGTCGCGCCGACGCGGCCGATCACATCTCCCGCCGCAACGCGTTGGCCTTGTGCCAGGTCTTCCGGCACGGCGCTCAGATGCGCGTAGCGCGTCATGGTGTCGGAGCCGTGCGAGATTTCGACCACACGGCCATAGCCACCGCGCCAGCCAATGAAACTAACCCGCCCCGGTGCCGTCGATTGAACCGGTGTCCCACGTGCCGCTGCAAAATCGACGCCGGTGTGCATCCGGACGTTGCCAAAGACCGGATGCGTGCGGCGCCCGAACACCGAGCTGAGGCGCGCACCCTCGACCGGCTGTGCGAAGACGCGCAGCACCTCGCCATCGACGTAGATCGTCGCCTGACCGCTGCCGTCGTCAGGCCATACGATCTCGTAGAGCGAACCGCCGATGTCCAGTGCGGCGAAGGCGAGTTCGGGCTGTCCGATCCTGTCCTCGCCGACCCGCGCCTCACGCCAGAGAAGCCTTAGTGTTTCGCCGCCGGCCATCTCGCGGCGGAAATCCACGGTCCCACCCAGCATCTGCGCAAGGTCCACGGAAAAACGGGCGGGTATGCCGGCTTCGTCGAGTGCCGCGAAGATCGAGCTGTCGATCACGGCTTCGCCGGCAAGGGTTACGATCTCCGGATCCGGAGCCACGACCTGTGTGGACAACTGCTCGCCGAAAACCACCTCGATCCGAACCCCGTCCTCGACGGCGACTGAGACGGTGCGGGGGCTGCCGTCCATGGTCGAAGCAACAGTGACCGAGTGCCCCGGCCGCAGCCGTCGCAGATCGTATTCCGCGCCAAGCGCGAGGGCAACTTCGGCTCTGTCAGGTGCCGCAAGACCGGCCTCTGACAGCAAGAAATCGAGCGTTTCGCCCGGAGCAATGTCGCGCGACCACGTCGACAGGGGTGGCTCGATCGCTTGCACCGGCCTGTCGGCAAACGCGGCCTGCAGAAGGGGCAGCGGGCTGAGGTCGGGTGCATCGTCTGCCCATGCCGCCGCGGGCAGCGTCACGGGGATGTCAACGTTCTGGGGGCTTCAGGACCTTGGGGCATCCAGCTACCTGCCTGGGCAAGTTCCGGCGGCACGGGTTCTTTCGACATGGAATCAGAGATGGCGATAGCCGCTCCCGAAACCGTCCCCGCAATTGCGACACAAGCCGCCAAAGTTCTGAGCCTCATGTCGCCCCCTCCATTTCTTCTTCCAGCGCGCGGCGGATCTTCGGCACCGCGAATTCTTTGGGCTCGTGATAGTCGATCATGGTGACGAATCGCCCAGAGGCTGCGAACAGGAAGACGCTCGCGGTGTGGTTCATCGTGTAATCGCCGCTCTCCGCCGGTACTCGCTCGTAGGTGGCGCGGAAGCCGTCCGCGACGCGCGCTATCTGCTCTTCCGGTCCCGTCCAGCCGCGGATCGCCGGATGGAAGTAGCCGACATATTCGGCCATCGTTTCTACAGTGTCGCGCTCGGGATCGACCGTGATGAAAACCACGTTCATCTCGTCGGCCTCGTCTCCCAGATCGTCGAGCCATCCCGAAATGTCAGAAAGCGTGGTCGGGCAGACATCGGGACAGTAGGTGAAGCCGAAGAACGCCATCGTCGGGCGACCGATCAGGGTTTCCGGCCCGACCGCGTTGCCCTCATGATCCGTCAGACGGAAGTCCATCTCGGTAAGGGTCACAGGCCGCTGCCCGACAGGTGCGGGTGCACCGGGTCCGTCGACCCGCCACCAACCGACGAAGAGCATCAGGGCGACCGCCCCGACACCAGCCGCGCCGTACCCCAGGATCGCCCGTCGCTGCATCAGTCCTCTGGCCCCCGCGCGGCGATGCCGAGGATCGGAACCTCGACCGTCACTTCGCCTCCGTCGTCGAAAAGCAGTGTCAGCGGAAAAGTGTCCCCTTCCGTCATTGGTTCTTGCAGCCGCATCAGCATTGCGTGCAGGCCCCCGGTTCGAGCGCGATGCTCTCGCCCGGGGCGATCGCGATCTCCCCCGCCGGGCTCATGGAACTCACACCTTCGGCATTTGTCTTCGTCTCGTGAATTTCGGGCATCATCGCGAGCGGTGTTGTAAGGCCGATCAGCGTCACCGGCTCGTCGCCAGTGTTGCGGATCGTCATGTAAGCGGCCCCGGGACGGTTCATCCCGATGGAGGCGCGGGACCACGCGTTCTCGACGACAACATCCTCGGGTCCGGCCAGCGCGGGCACTGAGAGCCCTCCTAGGGTCAAAAGCGCGGCCAGTGTGCCAGTCAAAATATACTTTTTCATCGTTCTGATCCTGCCCTTTCCATTCAGCTTTGCGCGGCAGCGACTTCGGCGGCCACCAGACGACGCAACTCTGCCTCCCCGAATGGATCGAGCGGCTTGCCGTTCACAAAGAATGTGGGCGTCTGGCGAATTCCCACGGCCTCGACGTCAGCACGATCTTGGTTAAGGATCGCCACGACACCGGGTGCCAGCATTTGCGTGCGGGCGGCCTCGGCATCGAGCCCGGCCGTGGCGGCGATCTGAAGGATCAGGCCGGGCTCCGGGGCACCGTGCGACGCCCATCTCGGCTGTTCCCGCAGAACGGCCTCGAGCACCGGCATGTAAACGTCCTGCATGCGCGCCGCCTCGAGCACGCGGATGGCTTCCTCGGATGCCGCGCCGTGGAAGGGCGTGTAGCGGATCACGACGCGGACAGCTTCCCCATGCTCGGCCATGATGTCCTTCACGATGGGATGAAAGGCGCGACAGGCCTCGCAGGCCGGATCGAAGAATTCGACGATCGTGACGGGCGCATCCGCAGGCCCGAGGATGGGCGAGTAGGGGCGGATCATCGCCTCCGCAAGTTCCGGAGCAACGGGCTCCGCTTCGGCCACTGGGCCGGGGCGGATTGCAAACCAGGTGGCTCCGCCGAAACCGGCGGCGCCGAGGGCAAGAACGGACAGGATCAGGCCGCGTCGATTCATGTTCGTGTGTCCTTCAATGAAAGGGCCGACAGCGCCCCGATCAGCGCGAAGGCTGCGAGCGCCATCAGCGGGATAGGGAC
Coding sequences within:
- a CDS encoding DsbA family protein, which produces MNRRGLILSVLALGAAGFGGATWFAIRPGPVAEAEPVAPELAEAMIRPYSPILGPADAPVTIVEFFDPACEACRAFHPIVKDIMAEHGEAVRVVIRYTPFHGAASEEAIRVLEAARMQDVYMPVLEAVLREQPRWASHGAPEPGLILQIAATAGLDAEAARTQMLAPGVVAILNQDRADVEAVGIRQTPTFFVNGKPLDPFGEAELRRLVAAEVAAAQS
- a CDS encoding SCO family protein, with product MQRRAILGYGAAGVGAVALMLFVGWWRVDGPGAPAPVGQRPVTLTEMDFRLTDHEGNAVGPETLIGRPTMAFFGFTYCPDVCPTTLSDISGWLDDLGDEADEMNVVFITVDPERDTVETMAEYVGYFHPAIRGWTGPEEQIARVADGFRATYERVPAESGDYTMNHTASVFLFAASGRFVTMIDYHEPKEFAVPKIRRALEEEMEGAT